From one Candidatus Methanoplasma termitum genomic stretch:
- a CDS encoding THUMP domain-containing protein: MSIILARYSEIGLKSTPVRVRFENRLKDNIMSMLAADRIEALVTKNDSRFYIESEDTDAAVRTIRRVFGIASLSVTETCSSAMEDICSTAAKYSLNILKGGESFAVKARREGNQKYTSIDVGREAGSAIFLANESKNVRVKLTDPDVIFFIEVRNNKAYVFVTTVRGHAGLPLGTQGKVLAEVKSERDVLSAWLMMKRGCKVIVRGDKQPLLERYDPEMKYGDVVSPDILGIVRGASLSDLEQQDVTEYKIPLYFPTVGMSDEEVSLMLRTIKEEAFPS; encoded by the coding sequence GTGTCCATCATACTTGCGAGATATTCGGAGATAGGCCTGAAAAGCACGCCGGTGCGTGTAAGGTTCGAGAACAGGCTCAAAGACAACATAATGTCAATGTTGGCCGCGGACAGGATAGAAGCATTGGTGACGAAAAATGATTCGAGATTCTACATCGAATCCGAGGATACAGATGCAGCGGTACGCACGATAAGAAGAGTGTTCGGGATAGCGTCCCTCTCTGTCACGGAAACGTGTTCTTCCGCAATGGAGGACATCTGTTCGACCGCAGCGAAATACTCCCTGAATATACTGAAGGGGGGTGAATCCTTTGCCGTCAAAGCGAGAAGGGAAGGGAATCAAAAATACACAAGCATCGATGTGGGAAGAGAGGCCGGTTCCGCGATCTTCCTTGCGAACGAGAGCAAGAACGTGAGGGTAAAACTCACTGACCCAGATGTTATCTTTTTTATTGAAGTAAGGAACAATAAGGCCTATGTTTTTGTAACGACAGTAAGAGGCCATGCAGGCCTCCCGTTAGGCACTCAGGGCAAGGTCTTGGCGGAGGTCAAAAGCGAAAGGGATGTCCTCTCGGCATGGCTGATGATGAAGCGCGGCTGTAAGGTCATTGTCAGGGGGGATAAACAACCGCTCCTGGAAAGGTATGATCCCGAAATGAAATACGGGGATGTCGTTTCACCGGACATCCTGGGAATAGTTAGGGGAGCATCGTTATCTGACCTGGAACAACAGGATGTGACGGAATACAAGATACCTCTGTACTTCCCGACGGTCGGCATGAGCGATGAGGAAGTCTCCCTTATGTTGAGAACAATAAAAGAAGAAGCATTCCCGTCATAA